Proteins co-encoded in one Prunus persica cultivar Lovell chromosome G6, Prunus_persica_NCBIv2, whole genome shotgun sequence genomic window:
- the LOC18775496 gene encoding putative germin-like protein 9-2: MASRTSTLKFFSLLICSIAIVQMATAGDPDIITDFIAPPNGTVDGNFFTYTGFRVLVGGGPPSTAFKVLKATLAEFPSLNGQSVSYAVLQFPSGTTNPPHTHPRSAELLFLVAGTLEVGFVDTKNNLFTQTLQAGDLFVFPKGLAHFQFNADSQNPALAISAFGSANAGTVSIPSTLFATGIDDNVLAISFKTDVATIQKLKAGLAAKP, translated from the coding sequence ATGGCCTCAAGAACTTCCACCCTCAAATTCTTCTCACTACTAATCTGTTCGATTGCCATTGTTCAGATGGCGACCGCTGGAGACCCGGACATAATTACTGACTTCATTGCTCCTCCAAATGGAACAGTAGATGGAAACTTCTTCACATACACTGGCTTTCGTGTTCTTGTTGGAGGAGGCCCTCCTTCCACAGCTTTCAAGGTATTGAAGGCAACCTTGGCTGAGTTCCCTTCTCTTAATGGGCAAAGTGTTTCTTATGCCGTCCTTCAATTCCCATCCGGCACTACTAACCCACCGCACACTCATCCTCGCTCTGCTGAGCTCCTTTTCCTTGTTGCTGGTACGCTTGAAGTCGGTTTTGTTGACACAAAAAACAACCTCTTTACCCAGACTCTGCAAGCAGGTGATCTGTTTGTGTTTCCTAAGGGACTTGCCCACTTCCAGTTCAATGCTGATTCACAAAACCCAGCTCTAGCAATTTCAGCCTTTGGAAGTGCAAATGCAGGAACAGTATCAATCCCCAGCACTTTGTTCGCCACCGGCATTGACGACAATGTCTTGGCTATCTCCTTCAAGACTGATGTAGCCACCATTCAAAAGCTCAAGGCTGGTCTTGCTGCCAAGCCATGA
- the LOC18774020 gene encoding putative germin-like protein 9-2, with the protein MASRTSSLKFFSLLICSIAIVQMATAGDPDIITDFIAPSNGTVDGNFFTYTGFRVLVGGGPPPTAFNVLKATLAEFPSLNGQSVSYAVLQFPSGTTNPPHTHPRSAELLFLLGGTLEVGFVDTKNNLFTQTLQAGDLFVFPKGLAHFQYNADSQNPALAISAFGSANAGTVSIPSTLFATGIDDNVLAISFKTDVATIQKLKAGLAAKP; encoded by the coding sequence ATGGCCTCAAGGACTTCATCCcttaaattcttttcactACTAATCTGTTCGATTGCCATTGTTCAGATGGCGACCGCTGGAGACCCGGACATTATTACTGACTTCATTGCTCCTTCAAATGGAACAGTAGATGGAAACTTCTTCACATACACTGGCTTTCGTGTTCTTGTTGGAGGAGGCCCTCCTCCCACAGCTTTCAATGTATTGAAGGCAACCTTGGCTGAGTTCCCTTCTCTTAATGGGCAAAGTGTTTCTTATGCCGTCCTTCAATTCCCATCCGGCACTACTAACCCACCGCACACTCATCCTCGCTCTGCTGAGCTCCTTTTCCTTCTTGGTGGTACGCTTGAAGTCGGTTTTGTTGACACAAAAAACAACCTCTTTACCCAGACTCTGCAAGCAGGTGATCTGTTTGTGTTTCCTAAGGGACTTGCCCATTTCCAGTACAATGCTGATTCACAAAACCCAGCTCTAGCAATTTCAGCCTTTGGAAGTGCAAATGCAGGAACAGTATCAATCCCCAGCACTTTGTTCGCCACTGGCATTGACGACAATGTCTTGGCTATCTCCTTCAAGACTGATGTAGCCACCATTCAAAAGCTCAAGGCTGGTCTGGCTGCCAAGCCATGA
- the LOC18774322 gene encoding uncharacterized protein LOC18774322, whose translation MAMGIKLDWSWSSAIIGAASALATTALISSKPKDPTFDVVSIKLTSFKLNFPLLDAELILTVQVTNPNVVPIQYSSTTMSIFYKGALLGSADVEAGSQPAKSSQLLQLPARLDGLQLAHHAASFIADAARREMVLDAAVDIAGTARVLWWDHKFKVHVDSHITVDPVFLEVIDQENKSKMDISLTGV comes from the exons ATG GCCATGGGCATAAAGCTCGACTGGAGCTGGAGCTCAGCTATAATCGGCGCGGCGTCGGCTTTAGCAACAACGGCTCTAATATCCTCCAAGCCCAAGGACCCCACCTTCGACGTCGTCTCAATCAAGCTCACCTCCTTTAAGCTCAACTTCCCGCTCCTCGACGCCGAGCTCATCCTCACCGTCCAAGTCACCAACCCCAACGTGGTGCCCATCCAGTATTCCTCCACCACCATGTCCATCTTCTACAAGGGCGCACTTCTCGGCTCGGCAGATGTCGAAGCCGGCTCCCAGCCGGCCAAGTCGTCCCAGCTGCTTCAGCTCCCGGCTCGGCTGGACGGGCTCCAGCTCGCCCACCACGCCGCTAGCTTTATCGCTGACGCGGCGAGGCGTGAGATGGTGCTTGACGCTGCCGTGGATATCGCTGGTACCGCCAGGGTTTTGTGGTGGGATCATAAGTTTAAGGTCCACGTGGATAGTCACATCACCGTGGATCCGGTTTTTCTCGAAGTCATTGATCAGGAAAATAAGTCCAAGATGGACATTTCTCTTACTGGAGTTtag
- the LOC18775501 gene encoding peroxidase 60 — protein sequence MNMSSTAAVAVVAIGLVFLTFAGQCSGALEVGFYQGKCGRFVDVEGIVAGIVRTKFFRDRTIAAALIRMQFHDCFVNGCDASILLDGSASEKTAPPNLSVRGFDVIDAAKTAVESVCRGVVSCADIIAIATREAVYLSGGGRYNVQTGRRDGLISLAANVDLPAPSISVPDSVAAFARKGLNMTDMVHLLGGHTVGVAHCFLFQDRLYNFQNTGKPDPDMNVALLGRLRRICPQNSAGTNTTNLDQNPQSSFIVDNSFYKEIVARRGILQIDQELALDPTTQATVTALANSGTNSFATKFGQAMVKLGAVEVLTGSQGEIRRSCRAVNKPGFLTFN from the exons ATGAATATGTCTAGCACAGCTGCAGTGGCAGTAGTAGCAATTGGGCTCGTATTTTTGACCTTCGCGGGCCAGTGCTCCGGTGCTCTGGAGGTAGGATTCTACCAGGGAAAATGCGGCCGGTTTGTAGATGTTGAAGGTATTGTAGCCGGCATAGTCAGGACAAAATTTTTCAGGGATCGGACAATTGCTGCTGCCCTCATCCGCATGCAGTTTCACGATTGCTTTGTCAAT GGATGTGATGCATCCATTCTATTAGATGGAAGCGCCAGCGAGAAAACTGCTCCTCCAAATCTAAGCGTACGGGGTTTTGATGTCATTGACGCTGCAAAGACTGCCGTGGAAAGTGTATGCCGGGGAGTTGTCTCTTGTGCTGATATCATTGCCATTGCTACCAGAGAAGCTGTTTATTTG AGCGGAGGAGGGCGATACAATGTTCAAACAGGGAGAAGGGATGGCTTGATATCCCTTGCAGCAAATGTTGACCTCCCAGCTCCCTCAATATCAGTGCCTGATTCAGTTGCAGCATTTGCTAGAAAAGGACTCAATATGACTGATATGGTTCATCTTCTTG GTGGTCACACTGTTGGAGTGGCACATTGTTTTCTCTTCCAAGATCGGCTTTACAATTTCCAGAACACTGGAAAACCTGACCCCGATATGAATGTAGCGTTACTAGGACGGCTGAGACGTATCTGCCCTCAAAACTCAGCAGGCACCAATACTACTAATTTGGACCAGAACCCTCAAAGTTCGTTTATTGTCGATAACTCGTTCTACAAGGAGATAGTAGCCCGTAGAGGAATTCTTCAAATTGACCAAGAGCTAGCTTTGGACCCCACAACTCAGGCCACAGTGACCGCCTTAGCGAATAGCGGTACTAACAGCTTCGCCACTAAATTCGGACAGGCCATGGTTAAGTTGGGAGCAGTTGAAGTCCTTACTGGCTCACAAGGGGAGATTAGGAGATCATGCCGGGCAGTTAATAAACCTggttttttaacttttaattga
- the LOC18772899 gene encoding uncharacterized protein LOC18772899, with the protein MGKKVKWSWTSAIIGAASALATTALLSSKPKDPTFHLISINLTSFKLNLPVLDTDLILNVHVTNPNITAVHYSSTSMSIFYNGSLLGSAEVQAGSQPPKSCQLLRLPARLDGLQLAHHAATFVADVAKREMVLDAAVDIAGAARILWWDHKFKVHVDSRVTVDPVFLDVIDQENKLEMEIFLA; encoded by the coding sequence ATGGGCAAAAAGGTCAAATGGAGCTGGACCTCAGCAATTATCGGAGCGGCGTCGGCTTTAGCGACGACAGCGCTGTTGTCGTCGAAGCCCAAGGACCCAACCTTCCACCTCATCTCCATCAATCTCACCTCCTTCAAGCTCAACCTCCCAGTTCTCGACACCGACCTCATCCTCAACGTCCACGTCACCAACCCCAACATCACAGCCGTCCACTACTCCTCCACCTCCATGTCCATCTTCTACAACGGCTCGCTTCTGGGCTCGGCCGAAGTTCAAGCCGGCTCTCAGCCGCCCAAGTCATGCCAGCTGCTCCGCCTGCCTGCGCGGCTCGACGGGCTCCAGCTGGCCCACCACGCCGCTACCTTTGTTGCTGACGTGGCGAAGCGGGAGATGGTGCTCGACGCGGCTGTGGATATTGCTGGGGCGGCGAGGATTTTGTGGTGGGATCACAAGTTTAAGGTTCACGTGGATAGTCGCGTGACCGTCGATCCAGTTTTTCTTGACGTCATTGATCAGGAAAATAAGTTGGAGATGGAGATTTTTCTTGCTTGA
- the LOC18775456 gene encoding putative germin-like protein 9-2, translating into MASRTSNLKFFSLLICSIAIVQMATAGDPDIITDFIAPPNGTVDGNFFTYTGFRVLVGGGPPPTAFTVLKATLAEFPALNGQSVSYAVLQFPSGTTNPPHTHPRSAELLFLVDGTLEVGFVDTKNNLFTQTLQAGDLFVFPKGLAHFQYNADSQNPALAISAFGSANAGTVSIPSTLFTTGIDDNVLAISFKTDVATIQKLKAGLAPKP; encoded by the coding sequence ATGGCCTCAAGGACTTCTAACCTCAAATTCTTCTCACTACTAATCTGTTCGATTGCCATTGTTCAGATGGCGACCGCTGGAGACCCGGACATTATTACTGACTTCATTGCTCCTCCAAATGGAACAGTAGATGGAAACTTCTTCACATACACTGGCTTTCGTGTTCTTGTTGGAGGAGGCCCTCCTCCCACAGCTTTCACGGTGTTGAAGGCAACCCTGGCAGAGTTCCCTGCTCTTAATGGGCAGAGTGTTTCTTATGCCGTCCTTCAATTCCCATCCGGCACTACTAACCCACCGCACACTCATCCTCGCTCCGCTGAACTCCTTTTCCTTGTTGATGGTACCCTTGAAGTCGGTTTTGTTGACACGAAAAACAACCTCTTTACCCAGACTCTGCAAGCAGGTGATCTGTTTGTGTTTCCTAAGGGACTTGCCCACTTCCAGTACAATGCTGATTCACAAAACCCAGCTCTAGCAATTTCAGCCTTCGGAAGTGCAAATGCAGGAACAGTATCAATCCCCAGCACCTTGTTCACCACCGGCATTGACGACAATGTCTTGGCTATCTCCTTCAAGACAGATGTAGCCACCATTCAAAAGCTCAAGGCTGGTCTTGCTCCCAAACCATAA